In Mercurialis annua linkage group LG5, ddMerAnnu1.2, whole genome shotgun sequence, a single genomic region encodes these proteins:
- the LOC126680765 gene encoding uncharacterized protein LOC126680765: protein MADKSKLPTSPCHAFVTLYLQPTIFRFQSEKEEKNLRNNYRLFWFIEEEWVSPEKIDALLKLWGIEVPDSPVKSPEEDCDCGKKAGHCDCIVQCNFEYDSADDYDNDEQRQEFHRYKKQITDSEGFDVDFVPNFSFFGGTRPVDLNNENCGFAKWAKLSADLAIDHHNNQSNDENLELFIIEKANYRGTVVFLITLKAKGLVSGDIKVYQAEVLYDPFAYNHSVRFLRLKTRKNSEEECA from the exons ATGGCTGACAAATCAAAACTCCCAACTTCACCATGCCACGCCTTTGTCACTCTATATCTCCAACCTACAATTTTTCGATTTCAATCCG aaaaagaagagaaaaaccTTAGAAATAATTATCGTTTGTTTTGGTTTATTGAAGAAGAATGGGTTTCTCCCGAAAAAATTGATGCACTGTTGAAGCTTTGGGGGATCGAAGTTCCGGATTCTCCCGTTAAATCTCCTGAGGAGGATTGCGATTGCGGGAAAAAAGCGGGACACTGTGATTGTATTGTTCAATGTAATTTTGAATACGACAGTGCCGATGACTATGATAACGATGAGCAGAGGCAGGAGTTTCACCGCTACAAGAAACAAATTACGGACAGCGAA ggttttgatgTTGATTTTGTCCCTAATTTTTCATTCTTTGGTGGCACCCGTCCCGTTGATCTCAACAATGAAAATTGTGGCTTTGCTAAATGGGCGAAGCTGAGCGCTGATTTAGCTATCGATCATCACAATAATCAAAGCAAT GACGAGAATCTTGAACTTTTCATTATTGAGAAGGCTAATTATCGTGGGACTGTTGTATTCCTCATTACTTTGAAGGCCAAAGGTTTGGTTTCGGGAGATATCAAAGTCTATCAAGCGGAGGTGCTGTATGATCCGTTTGCATATAATCACAGTGTTCGTTTTCTGAGGCTAAAGACGCGAAAAAATTCGGAAGAGGAATGTGCGTAA